The proteins below come from a single uncultured Dethiosulfovibrio sp. genomic window:
- a CDS encoding FAD-dependent oxidoreductase, whose amino-acid sequence MERTVRVLLNGKEVHGYPGQKILDLCAECGVEIPTLCYNEHLSIHGGCSLCLVEVEGAKALVRACASTIAPDMVIRTDTKRAHGARKLALELLLSDHVGDCRPPCTLACPAQANVQGYINTAAQGKFSEALEILHQNIALPSSIGRVCPAPCQENCRRNFVDEEPVSIRNIKRFIGDHGLAQDNLGHVPAIADNGKTVAIVGGGPAGMSAAYYLRLKGYDVTVIEKEAALGGMMRYGIPDYRLPQEVLQKECDWLVSHGIELRMNTCLGKDVTLDQLRDEYDAVLLAMGCWKSSSMRTPGEDLPGVLGGIDFLYTVNLHDPIKLGDKVAVVGGGNTAMDACRCAKRLGAEKVYIVYRRTEAEMPAENIEIQEAKEEGIEFLFLAAPTAIEGNGKVERLICEKMELGEADASGRRRPIATGETFTLEVDNVIAAIGQGIDFGGLPKSIHDNRSMAVNDHYETPLPGVFVCGDQQTGPKIAVEALGTGHWAAESIHSYLTTGKAKKPFVYDVVRDDLGPDDFADREKQPMEHTAHVDPEVRLSKPFDEYDMGLTEEQVLRDSARCMECGCADVFECKLRRYAIDHEVNPDRIAGEHVQALEEANQYYVRNMDKCILCGQCVRTCDEIAGFHAIDFANRGFAATVSPEYFKGIESSDCTFCGLCVQNCPVGALIEKRADRWPHQEKPALVSTTCTKCPVGCEIDMNLERSGNRIVRVTSDFNKIDSPSFGMTCVKGRYQFDDVAERRLTSPMAKGTEISWADAAEKASEMIKNSSKVAFALGADLTNEEMASLSDFIAKAEVKADVALEGVSCFASLTDAMEKAWGRRSSGIGYDGLIESDCILLLDDNLMEDQPVLASWIRRAMRKNGATMIYAGNHRESFNMGDAIVLDCDVASVPEALLNPIKCEESSCCSEAGKAAAALQKAKKPAIIVGKGSVQGKAAEAILALADHLKTKALYPLYTGANVQGAIDGGVSSLSMKDLRDNSSSYDLIVSVGKVEMPRSSRTIVVRANDFDESGEVDLVLPQLSWAEKRGTVTNMTGRTSSVNSGPVSPDKAKDLTWILSAIARRIEVEIPAVR is encoded by the coding sequence ATGGAAAGAACAGTCAGAGTGTTGCTTAACGGCAAGGAGGTCCACGGTTACCCGGGCCAGAAGATCCTTGACCTTTGCGCCGAGTGTGGGGTAGAGATACCCACCCTCTGTTATAACGAGCACCTGTCCATCCACGGAGGATGCTCCCTGTGTCTGGTGGAGGTAGAGGGAGCCAAGGCCCTGGTCAGGGCCTGTGCCTCCACTATCGCCCCCGACATGGTCATCAGGACCGATACCAAGAGGGCCCACGGAGCCAGAAAACTGGCTTTAGAGCTTCTGCTCTCCGATCACGTAGGAGACTGTCGCCCTCCCTGTACCCTCGCCTGCCCAGCTCAGGCTAACGTCCAGGGATACATCAACACCGCCGCCCAGGGCAAGTTCTCCGAGGCACTGGAGATCCTTCACCAGAACATAGCCCTTCCAAGCTCCATCGGCAGGGTATGTCCCGCTCCCTGTCAGGAGAATTGCAGGAGAAACTTCGTGGACGAGGAGCCGGTGTCCATCAGAAACATAAAGAGGTTTATAGGCGACCACGGCTTGGCCCAGGATAACCTAGGACACGTTCCCGCCATAGCGGACAACGGCAAAACCGTAGCCATAGTCGGCGGTGGCCCCGCCGGTATGAGCGCAGCCTACTACCTTAGGCTAAAGGGCTACGACGTCACGGTCATAGAGAAAGAGGCGGCCCTCGGCGGAATGATGAGGTACGGCATACCCGACTACCGTCTCCCTCAGGAAGTGCTTCAGAAAGAGTGCGACTGGCTTGTCTCCCACGGCATAGAGCTCCGTATGAACACATGCCTGGGCAAGGACGTAACCCTTGACCAGCTCAGAGACGAGTACGACGCAGTCCTTCTGGCCATGGGATGCTGGAAGTCCTCGTCCATGAGGACCCCTGGAGAGGATCTCCCTGGAGTGCTCGGTGGCATAGACTTCCTCTACACCGTAAACCTTCACGATCCGATCAAGCTCGGCGACAAAGTCGCCGTAGTAGGAGGCGGAAACACCGCCATGGACGCCTGCCGTTGCGCTAAGAGGCTAGGGGCGGAGAAGGTCTATATAGTCTACCGTCGTACCGAGGCGGAGATGCCTGCGGAGAACATAGAGATCCAGGAGGCCAAGGAAGAGGGTATAGAGTTCCTGTTCCTCGCCGCTCCCACCGCCATCGAAGGGAACGGAAAGGTCGAGAGACTGATCTGCGAGAAGATGGAGCTCGGAGAAGCGGACGCTTCTGGCCGTCGTCGTCCTATCGCTACAGGAGAGACCTTCACCCTTGAGGTGGACAACGTCATCGCCGCCATAGGCCAGGGAATCGACTTCGGTGGACTGCCTAAGTCGATCCACGATAATCGCTCCATGGCGGTCAACGACCATTACGAAACACCTCTTCCCGGGGTCTTCGTATGCGGAGACCAGCAGACCGGTCCTAAGATCGCAGTGGAGGCACTGGGAACAGGACATTGGGCGGCGGAGAGCATTCACTCCTACCTGACCACCGGCAAGGCCAAAAAGCCCTTTGTCTACGACGTAGTCAGAGACGACCTAGGTCCCGACGACTTCGCCGACAGGGAAAAACAGCCTATGGAGCACACCGCTCACGTGGATCCTGAGGTGAGGCTCAGCAAGCCCTTCGACGAGTACGACATGGGTTTAACGGAAGAACAGGTCCTCAGAGACTCCGCCCGCTGCATGGAGTGCGGATGCGCCGACGTCTTCGAGTGTAAGCTCCGTCGCTACGCAATCGACCACGAGGTCAACCCCGATCGGATAGCAGGGGAGCACGTCCAGGCCCTTGAGGAGGCAAATCAGTATTACGTCAGAAACATGGACAAGTGTATTCTCTGCGGCCAGTGCGTCAGAACCTGCGACGAGATCGCCGGCTTCCACGCCATCGACTTCGCCAACAGGGGTTTTGCGGCGACCGTATCCCCAGAGTACTTCAAGGGAATAGAATCCTCTGACTGCACCTTCTGCGGCCTCTGCGTCCAGAACTGCCCCGTCGGTGCCCTGATAGAGAAGAGGGCGGACCGTTGGCCCCATCAGGAGAAACCGGCGCTGGTCAGCACCACCTGTACCAAGTGTCCTGTAGGCTGCGAGATAGACATGAACCTGGAGAGATCTGGCAACCGAATCGTCAGGGTAACCAGCGATTTCAACAAGATAGACAGCCCCTCCTTCGGCATGACCTGCGTAAAAGGTCGCTACCAGTTCGACGACGTGGCGGAGAGAAGGCTGACTTCACCTATGGCTAAGGGAACGGAGATCAGCTGGGCTGACGCTGCAGAGAAGGCCTCGGAGATGATCAAAAACAGCTCCAAGGTGGCCTTCGCCCTGGGAGCGGACCTCACCAACGAGGAAATGGCCTCTCTGTCCGACTTCATAGCCAAAGCCGAAGTGAAAGCGGATGTGGCGCTGGAGGGGGTAAGCTGTTTCGCCAGCCTCACCGATGCCATGGAAAAGGCCTGGGGTAGAAGATCCTCAGGTATCGGCTACGACGGTCTCATCGAATCGGACTGCATACTGCTCCTCGACGACAACCTCATGGAGGACCAGCCGGTTCTGGCTTCCTGGATCAGGAGGGCTATGAGGAAAAACGGTGCGACTATGATTTACGCCGGTAACCACAGAGAGTCCTTCAACATGGGAGACGCCATAGTCCTGGACTGCGACGTAGCCTCGGTACCTGAAGCTCTCCTCAATCCCATCAAGTGCGAGGAGAGTAGCTGTTGCTCCGAGGCAGGAAAGGCAGCGGCAGCACTTCAGAAGGCCAAAAAGCCCGCTATAATCGTCGGCAAGGGATCGGTGCAAGGTAAAGCAGCGGAGGCCATATTAGCACTGGCAGACCACCTTAAGACCAAGGCCCTCTATCCTCTATACACCGGAGCCAACGTACAGGGAGCCATCGATGGCGGCGTATCCAGCCTATCCATGAAGGACCTGAGGGACAACTCCAGCTCCTACGACCTTATAGTCTCCGTCGGCAAGGTAGAGATGCCCCGCTCTTCCCGGACCATCGTGGTCAGGGCGAACGACTTCGACGAATCAGGCGAGGTTGACCTGGTCCTTCCTCAGCTGTCCTGGGCGGAGAAGAGGGGGACGGTTACCAACATGACCGGCAGAACCTCAAGCGTGAACTCCGGCCCTGTATCACCGGACAAAGCCAAGGACCTCACCTGGATCCTGTCGGCCATAGCCCGCAGGATAGAAGTGGAAATTCCAGCGGTAAGGTAG
- a CDS encoding DUF4147 domain-containing protein: protein MTRNLRSDCMDIATYSIGENMPEKATAENTAKLELGDRITCLAVGKAAWSMAKGAADALGDRIVRGTIITKTGHLKGEIPGFFPMEAGHPIPDDRSLKAGSHCLELARSLKEKDHLLVLLSGGGSSLMESLMPGIGLEDLISINQALLRSGAPIDEINVIRKRLSTVKAGRLALAAHPAKVTTLILSDVLDNDLEAVASGPTMPDRATAEVARRIAESRRLTLTKPMKEAFDRETPKELPLSQVISIGDVSRLCAAACERAISLGYETILLTSSLRCEAREAGSFLASIGKEHSNGGPKAFILGGETVVQVRGEGLGGRNQELALAAAIGLRGQDGVALASIGSDGTDGPTESAGGVVDGGSFYRMIEAGIDPQKALEENDSNRALMASGDLVDTGPTGTNVNDIVVMLC from the coding sequence ATGACGAGGAACCTGAGATCGGACTGTATGGACATAGCGACTTACAGCATAGGGGAGAATATGCCCGAAAAGGCCACTGCCGAAAACACAGCTAAGCTGGAACTAGGCGATAGGATAACCTGTCTAGCTGTGGGGAAGGCAGCATGGAGTATGGCGAAAGGCGCCGCTGACGCCCTAGGGGACAGGATAGTAAGGGGAACGATAATAACGAAAACAGGCCATCTAAAGGGGGAGATTCCCGGCTTTTTCCCAATGGAGGCGGGACACCCTATTCCCGACGACAGAAGCCTCAAGGCTGGATCTCACTGTTTAGAGCTCGCCCGATCGTTGAAAGAGAAAGATCACCTGTTGGTTCTCCTGTCGGGAGGTGGTTCGTCGTTGATGGAATCCCTTATGCCTGGAATAGGCCTGGAGGACCTTATCTCGATAAACCAGGCTCTGTTGAGGTCAGGAGCCCCTATCGATGAAATAAACGTTATCAGGAAGAGACTGTCCACCGTTAAAGCCGGTAGATTGGCACTGGCGGCACACCCTGCGAAGGTAACGACCCTGATACTCTCCGACGTTCTGGATAACGATCTGGAGGCGGTCGCTTCAGGACCGACTATGCCGGACAGGGCGACGGCGGAGGTCGCCCGCAGAATAGCCGAGAGCCGTCGGCTGACTTTGACCAAACCTATGAAAGAAGCCTTCGACAGGGAGACCCCTAAGGAACTTCCTCTCTCCCAGGTGATCTCTATAGGCGACGTAAGCCGACTTTGTGCCGCTGCCTGTGAAAGAGCGATATCCCTGGGATACGAAACGATCTTACTGACCTCCAGTTTAAGGTGCGAAGCCCGGGAGGCAGGGTCCTTTCTGGCGTCTATAGGCAAAGAACACTCTAACGGAGGACCGAAAGCCTTTATTTTAGGGGGAGAGACGGTAGTCCAGGTTAGGGGAGAAGGTTTAGGCGGAAGGAACCAGGAACTGGCCTTGGCGGCGGCTATAGGCCTCAGAGGTCAAGATGGAGTAGCCTTGGCGTCGATCGGATCGGACGGCACCGATGGACCGACGGAAAGCGCAGGAGGCGTAGTGGACGGCGGTAGCTTTTACAGAATGATCGAGGCGGGGATAGACCCCCAAAAGGCCCTGGAGGAAAACGACAGCAACCGAGCTTTGATGGCATCGGGAGACCTGGTGGACACGGGCCCGACTGGGACAAACGTAAACGACATTGTAGTTATGCTATGCTAG
- the fusA gene encoding elongation factor G — translation MGYKPEDIRSIAIVAHGGAGKTSLTEAMLFDAGVISRLGTVDNGNTVTDFGTEEQKRQISISTALANLEHQGKSVFIMDVPGYADFLGEMRSSLRVADSAVVVVSAVDGVEVQTGKAWEFAEDFGVPVVFFVNKMDRDHADYARTVEDIKEQMSGKAQSFYLPIGSESNFKGLVDVLREKAYIYKGDGSKEFDEVPVPADMKDAMNVKRGQLVESIVEEDDEMMMRYLDGEEIPLEEMWPYLRKAIVARKIFPILPGSATANIGVSQLMDVITNELPSPLESRPRPSVDGDEATLVSPDPSGEFSSLCFKIMVDPYVGKLSFIRVNSGTLTSDQNIYNVNRQEEERISGFKVMQGKEGKDVKELVTGMIVAIPKLQSTRVGDTLSVKGATAVFPPIKFPHPVYSVAVDAKSRADEDKLSTSMHRMMEEDPILRFEKNPETGDNVLSGMGNLHLDIVLARVKERYGVDLDVRTPEVPYRETIRKTSKAQGKHKKQTGGHGQYGDVHIEFSPLPTGEGFVFEDKIVGGAVPRQYIPAVEKGLKEALNKGVLAGFRTVDFKATLVFGSYHDVDSSEMAFKTAAHLAFKKGIAEASPVLLEPVMDVEVTVADDYLGDVMGDMNTRRGRIMGIDSMGRLQVVKAQVPMSEMFQYSIQLRSMTSGRGNFTMEFSHYDPVPEDISKKVMARRQSSLEEE, via the coding sequence ATGGGGTATAAGCCAGAGGACATTCGATCGATCGCCATTGTCGCCCACGGAGGAGCAGGTAAGACCTCTCTGACCGAGGCAATGCTATTTGACGCCGGTGTAATCAGCAGGCTTGGGACCGTGGATAACGGCAACACCGTGACCGACTTCGGAACTGAAGAGCAAAAGCGTCAGATATCCATCAGTACCGCATTGGCTAACCTGGAACACCAGGGCAAGTCGGTGTTTATCATGGACGTTCCAGGGTACGCCGACTTTTTAGGGGAGATGAGGTCTTCCCTGAGGGTGGCCGACTCGGCGGTGGTAGTGGTAAGTGCGGTGGACGGTGTAGAGGTCCAGACCGGAAAGGCATGGGAATTCGCCGAGGACTTCGGCGTCCCGGTGGTGTTTTTCGTCAACAAGATGGACAGAGACCACGCAGATTACGCTCGAACCGTCGAGGACATAAAGGAGCAGATGTCCGGCAAGGCCCAGAGTTTCTACCTCCCTATAGGGAGCGAGTCCAACTTCAAAGGCCTAGTGGACGTCCTTAGAGAGAAAGCCTATATCTACAAAGGCGACGGCTCTAAGGAATTTGATGAGGTCCCAGTTCCTGCGGACATGAAGGATGCTATGAACGTCAAGAGAGGCCAGCTGGTTGAGAGCATCGTCGAAGAGGACGACGAAATGATGATGCGTTACCTGGACGGCGAGGAGATCCCTCTGGAGGAGATGTGGCCCTATCTTAGAAAAGCCATCGTTGCCAGAAAGATATTCCCTATCCTTCCGGGCTCCGCTACGGCTAATATCGGAGTTTCCCAGCTTATGGACGTCATAACCAACGAGCTTCCCTCTCCTCTTGAGAGCCGACCGAGGCCCTCGGTGGATGGAGACGAGGCTACTCTCGTGTCCCCCGATCCTTCCGGAGAGTTTTCGTCTTTGTGCTTTAAGATCATGGTGGATCCCTACGTAGGCAAGCTGAGCTTTATAAGGGTTAACTCGGGGACTTTGACCTCCGACCAGAACATCTATAACGTCAATCGTCAGGAAGAAGAACGGATAAGCGGCTTCAAGGTCATGCAGGGCAAGGAGGGCAAGGACGTCAAGGAACTGGTGACCGGGATGATAGTGGCCATACCTAAGCTCCAAAGCACCAGGGTTGGCGATACCCTTTCCGTAAAGGGAGCCACCGCGGTGTTCCCGCCAATAAAGTTCCCCCATCCGGTCTACAGCGTGGCGGTAGACGCCAAGAGCAGAGCCGACGAGGACAAGCTCTCCACCTCTATGCACAGGATGATGGAGGAGGATCCTATCCTCCGTTTTGAGAAGAATCCCGAGACCGGCGATAACGTCCTGTCGGGCATGGGAAACCTTCACCTCGATATAGTCCTAGCCAGAGTTAAAGAGCGTTACGGTGTCGACCTCGATGTAAGGACACCGGAGGTCCCTTACAGGGAGACCATCCGAAAGACCTCCAAGGCTCAGGGGAAACACAAAAAACAGACCGGTGGACACGGTCAATACGGAGACGTCCATATCGAGTTTTCCCCGCTTCCCACAGGGGAGGGATTCGTCTTCGAGGATAAAATAGTGGGTGGAGCGGTGCCTAGACAGTACATTCCCGCCGTCGAGAAGGGGCTCAAAGAGGCCCTTAACAAAGGGGTCCTCGCTGGGTTCCGTACGGTGGACTTCAAGGCTACCTTGGTGTTCGGCTCCTACCACGACGTGGACAGCTCGGAGATGGCCTTTAAGACCGCAGCTCACCTAGCTTTTAAAAAAGGCATCGCCGAGGCGTCTCCTGTGCTTCTCGAGCCGGTGATGGACGTAGAGGTTACGGTGGCCGACGACTACCTAGGCGACGTTATGGGCGACATGAACACCAGGAGAGGCCGTATCATGGGCATAGACTCTATGGGCCGTCTTCAGGTGGTAAAGGCTCAGGTCCCGATGTCCGAGATGTTCCAGTATTCCATACAGCTTCGTTCCATGACCTCCGGTAGGGGCAACTTCACCATGGAGTTCTCCCACTACGATCCGGTCCCGGAGGATATATCCAAAAAAGTCATGGCCAGGAGACAGTCCAGCCTGGAAGAAGAATAG
- the gatB gene encoding Asp-tRNA(Asn)/Glu-tRNA(Gln) amidotransferase subunit GatB gives MSLTFTTVIGLEIHVQLATKTKLFCGCSTDYIGAVPNSNICPLCTGQPGTLPVLNERAVELGTRAGLALGCRINKVTRFDRKNYFYPDLPKAYQISEFYVPIAEKGSITLIGDDGEPHKVGITRLHLEEDAGKLVHGASDGRIVGSTQSFVDYNRSSVPLAEIVSDPDITSPRMAKDYVSTVRQMVRYLGVSDGDMEKGSMRVDANISQKVSDGRWGDRVEIKNMNSLRALERALEYEIDRQRAILSEGGRIKQETRNWDDSAGATSSSRSKEESNDYRYFTEPDLPPLVLSQDFIDDIARSLPELPWEKKARYEEEYALPSDDIGVLTEQVDLAHFFEDCVSHGASPSRASNWVRTEVLRVINEGVGHISSFPISPKSLAGLLKLVEDKKISTTAAKEVFDSMVSGMELDKAIESCGVTAGALTGDGLVQVVRSVIVGNQDVVEVIRSGQDKKDKKKKFLQGQIMREARGQADPREVSEILDSELSL, from the coding sequence ATGTCCCTTACCTTTACGACGGTTATAGGGTTGGAGATACACGTCCAGCTAGCCACGAAGACAAAACTGTTCTGCGGCTGTTCCACCGACTATATCGGTGCGGTGCCTAACTCGAATATCTGTCCCCTCTGTACCGGACAGCCCGGAACACTCCCGGTCCTCAATGAGAGGGCCGTCGAGCTGGGAACCAGGGCGGGGCTGGCGTTAGGGTGTCGCATAAACAAAGTGACCCGCTTCGATAGAAAGAACTATTTCTACCCTGACCTTCCCAAGGCTTACCAGATCTCCGAGTTCTACGTTCCCATCGCAGAGAAGGGATCCATCACTCTAATAGGTGACGACGGAGAGCCTCACAAGGTCGGCATAACCAGGCTTCATCTGGAGGAAGACGCTGGGAAGCTTGTCCACGGAGCATCCGACGGCAGGATCGTGGGGTCGACCCAGTCCTTCGTCGACTACAACCGCTCCAGCGTACCGTTGGCTGAAATAGTGTCCGACCCGGATATAACCTCTCCCAGAATGGCCAAAGACTACGTCTCCACGGTCCGTCAGATGGTAAGGTATCTCGGGGTGTCAGACGGAGACATGGAGAAGGGGTCCATGAGGGTCGATGCCAACATATCCCAAAAGGTCTCCGACGGACGATGGGGCGACAGGGTGGAGATAAAGAACATGAACTCCCTGAGGGCCCTTGAGAGGGCCCTGGAGTACGAAATAGATAGACAGAGGGCAATACTCTCCGAGGGCGGAAGGATAAAACAGGAGACGAGAAACTGGGACGACAGTGCCGGTGCGACAAGCTCCTCCAGGAGCAAGGAGGAGTCCAACGACTACCGCTATTTCACCGAGCCCGACCTTCCACCTCTGGTGTTGTCTCAGGACTTTATAGACGACATAGCCCGGTCCCTGCCCGAGTTGCCCTGGGAGAAAAAGGCCAGATACGAGGAGGAGTACGCCCTTCCCTCCGACGATATAGGGGTGCTCACCGAGCAGGTCGATCTGGCTCATTTCTTCGAGGACTGCGTATCCCACGGGGCCTCCCCCTCAAGGGCCTCCAACTGGGTGAGGACCGAGGTCTTAAGGGTGATAAACGAAGGTGTTGGCCATATCTCCAGCTTCCCCATTTCCCCTAAATCCCTCGCAGGGTTGCTTAAGTTGGTCGAGGACAAGAAAATCTCCACCACTGCCGCCAAAGAGGTGTTCGACAGCATGGTCTCCGGTATGGAGCTAGATAAGGCAATAGAGAGCTGTGGGGTGACCGCAGGGGCCCTCACAGGGGATGGCTTAGTTCAGGTTGTTCGTTCGGTTATAGTGGGCAACCAGGATGTGGTCGAGGTTATCAGGTCCGGTCAGGACAAAAAGGACAAGAAGAAAAAATTTCTTCAGGGTCAGATAATGAGGGAAGCCAGAGGACAGGCGGATCCCAGGGAAGTGTCAGAAATTCTCGATTCTGAACTGTCTCTATGA
- the gatA gene encoding Asp-tRNA(Asn)/Glu-tRNA(Gln) amidotransferase subunit GatA produces MMLYRLSACEIAKGIKEGQFSCLEVVESCLGRIDEVEPDVHAMLSLWRDKAIARANELDGRVASGEDIGPLGGVPIILKDNMCTSGQATTCASRILEDWRPPYDATVVELLNDAGAIVLGKANLDEFAMGGSTENSAFGVTANPWDLDRVPGGSSGGSAAAVAAGYVPLSLGSDTGGSIRQPASFCGIYGLKPTYGRVSRYGLVAFASSLDQIGPFARTVEDLARIMEIIGVPDHKDSTSQDVARFDFSSALGRSDLKGKKIGVIEEIESYDYDPRVKNALKETVQACKDEGAEIVSISLKAAIEYGMASYYILAPAEASSNLARYDGVRYGHSSKGADSVVDLYLKTRREGFGDEVKRRILTGTYVLSAGFYDAYYLKAQKVRKAIKEEFARAFEQVDSIVLPSSPTPAFKIGELVDDPMAMYMADVFTIPVNMAGLPGLSMNVGFSKEGLPLGVQFIGPRWGEEELIGTAAVMERRFGKAEIAHREVV; encoded by the coding sequence TTGATGCTTTACCGCCTTTCGGCCTGCGAGATCGCAAAGGGTATAAAGGAGGGGCAGTTCTCCTGCCTGGAGGTCGTGGAGTCCTGCCTCGGCAGGATAGACGAGGTGGAGCCGGATGTACACGCCATGCTATCCCTCTGGAGGGATAAGGCTATCGCCAGGGCTAATGAACTCGACGGGAGGGTGGCTTCAGGCGAGGACATAGGACCTCTCGGAGGGGTTCCCATAATCCTCAAGGACAATATGTGTACCTCCGGTCAGGCGACCACCTGTGCCAGTAGGATCCTAGAGGACTGGAGGCCCCCTTACGATGCCACTGTAGTCGAGCTCCTCAACGACGCAGGTGCGATCGTTTTAGGGAAGGCCAATCTGGATGAATTCGCCATGGGGGGATCCACGGAGAACTCGGCCTTCGGCGTGACCGCCAATCCATGGGATCTGGATAGGGTCCCAGGTGGCAGCTCCGGCGGAAGCGCCGCAGCTGTGGCGGCTGGATACGTGCCTCTCTCCCTCGGAAGCGATACGGGCGGTTCCATCAGGCAGCCCGCGTCCTTCTGCGGAATATACGGCCTTAAGCCGACCTACGGTAGGGTCAGCCGTTACGGTCTGGTGGCCTTTGCGTCATCTTTAGACCAGATAGGACCTTTCGCCAGGACAGTTGAGGACCTTGCCAGGATAATGGAGATAATAGGTGTACCGGACCACAAGGACTCCACCAGCCAGGACGTTGCGAGGTTCGATTTTTCCTCCGCCCTTGGAAGATCGGACCTTAAAGGCAAGAAAATCGGCGTTATAGAGGAAATAGAGAGTTACGATTACGATCCCAGGGTGAAAAATGCCCTGAAGGAGACGGTACAGGCATGTAAGGACGAAGGGGCGGAGATAGTCTCTATATCCCTCAAGGCGGCGATAGAGTACGGCATGGCGAGCTACTACATCCTGGCTCCTGCGGAGGCGAGCTCCAACTTAGCCCGTTACGACGGCGTCAGATACGGCCATTCCTCGAAGGGGGCCGATTCGGTGGTGGACCTTTACCTCAAGACCCGCCGAGAGGGGTTCGGCGATGAGGTCAAACGTCGTATTCTGACCGGAACCTACGTCCTCAGCGCCGGGTTTTACGACGCCTATTACCTGAAGGCCCAGAAGGTCAGAAAGGCCATTAAAGAGGAGTTCGCCAGGGCCTTCGAGCAGGTGGACTCCATAGTCCTGCCCTCCTCTCCGACCCCGGCTTTTAAGATAGGGGAGCTGGTGGACGATCCTATGGCTATGTATATGGCCGACGTGTTCACCATACCTGTCAACATGGCAGGGCTTCCGGGGCTTTCGATGAACGTGGGCTTCTCCAAGGAGGGACTCCCTCTAGGGGTCCAGTTCATAGGCCCTAGATGGGGAGAGGAAGAGCTTATCGGGACCGCTGCGGTCATGGAGCGCCGGTTCGGCAAGGCCGAGATAGCCCACAGGGAGGTTGTGTGA
- the gatC gene encoding Asp-tRNA(Asn)/Glu-tRNA(Gln) amidotransferase subunit GatC: protein MKITSEDLKKVGVLARLEVGEDEVGPLTEHFNSILDYFGKLDELDLSGVDPFTLEDSQPLKLRKDEVVSWEDRDSILNQSPSREGDFIRVPRIGGDS, encoded by the coding sequence GTGAAAATAACCTCTGAAGACCTTAAAAAGGTGGGGGTTCTCGCTCGGCTTGAGGTCGGCGAGGATGAGGTGGGCCCCCTTACGGAACACTTCAACTCCATACTGGATTATTTTGGAAAGCTTGACGAGTTGGATCTCTCCGGCGTGGATCCCTTTACGCTGGAGGATTCTCAGCCCCTTAAGCTCAGGAAGGACGAGGTGGTCTCCTGGGAGGATCGAGATTCCATACTGAATCAGTCGCCTTCCAGAGAGGGCGACTTCATAAGGGTTCCCAGAATAGGAGGGGATAGTTGA